From a single Pelodiscus sinensis isolate JC-2024 chromosome 4, ASM4963464v1, whole genome shotgun sequence genomic region:
- the LOC102447774 gene encoding uncharacterized protein LOC102447774 translates to MMEPPSSARSQRFFYLGQEQSCDFRENWQYPRKLDLPVPHLCVIYDKGNEGDQEMVASLRRFGFMMPVTFEEVAVYFSVAEWAILDEKQRQLYRDVMQENYETLLSLGFPIPKPEVLSRMEQGEEPWIPDLQRSEEREILRGISTGTWTASVIKEESCQQEGAVGVNLHRMFLGRPPYSDRADASKSHGREGQQRGNLPGRSSSIHRKRGLRKSKDISSQVTIVGKTPNTVNEQGEGFSNSSLLIQNCQLISAKKHAVRCSECGKSFSRQEYLQIHLKIHRAERLYKCSECRKSFRHKTSLVLHRYTVHKLGMPRKCQVCGQLFILRERLIQHQRTHSKEAHRLFRDGIVNENRDEIPQNKGCARAKPDMVVSGRRQYPEWGDASENTGKVKQEHTDPPDWRQSKSTSSKTGFTNSEDTSTQHRDCMGERLNTGTELGKSFSNSSLLIKHHQTGAEKRTYKCNECRESFTQQKHLHLHLRTHKGERPYKCKECGKSFSRSSVLKDHAMSHRMEQPYKCVECGKRFREKTILAYHRYIVHRVERPYKCPDCGQLFVLRERLIQHQRIHAGVEHGGFNDGIMSEGEAKNLPCEGPTRAESHRTLSGSPWGPDQGKGNGSQGKARRQQRRPAGKRGSVANRNERDSRKLKSTITAQSTNSGAETSKTGDKETGSNSSSVLAVHQKIHQEEKRYSCSECGKSYQQHAHLRRHQKNHTGERPYVCAECGKSFVYRSILSRHERTHKEEKNYICTDCGKTFSEYSYLTAHQRIHREERPYQCPDCDKSFRLRGHFTSHRRTHTGDKPYKCTECGQGFGRKSTLTKHMRIHTGERPYKCTQCEKSFRQKFALSQHQLLHQGETPYKCTECGKSFRHKYSLTQHQLLHRGETLYKCTECGKSFCQKSSLTQHQSLHRGEKPHRCMECGKNFRQKSSLTQHQSLHRGERPHECMVCGKSFRVKSKLTEHQSVHRTERPHRCSECGKSFKGPSDLNKHLAKLHRKLSTANVHLYQIDLQS, encoded by the exons ATGATGGAGCCCCCCTCCAGTGCAAGGTCACAGAGATTCTTCTACCTAGGACAAGAGCAGAGCTGTGACTTCAGGGAGAATTGGCAGTATCCACGGAAACTAG ATCTTCCTGTACCTCACCTGTGTGTTATTTATGATAAGGGGAATGAAGGAGACCAGGAAATGGTGGCCTCGCTCCGTAGGTTCGGCTTTATG ATGCCGGTGACGTTTGAAGAGGTGGCTGTGTACTTCTCTGTAGCGGAGTGGGCTATTTTGGATGAAAAGCAGAGGCAACTCTACAGGgatgtcatgcaggagaactatgaGACTCTCCTCTCATTAG GATTTCCAATCCCGAAACCAGAGGTGCTATCCCGAATGGAACAAGGAGAAGAGCCATGGATCCCAGATCTCCAGCGTTCTGAGGAAAGGGAAATCCTGAGAGGCATAAGCACTG GTACTTGGACAGCAAGTGTAATCAAGGAGGAAAGTTGCCAGCAGGAAGGGGCTGTGGGAGTGAATCTGCACAGGATGTTCTTAGGAAGACCACCCTACTCTGACAGGGCAGATGCCAGCAAGAGCCACGGCAGGGAGGGACAACAGAGGGGAAACCTTCCAGGCAGGAGTTCATCCATTCACAGGAAAAGAGGTTTGAGGAAATCCAAAGACATCAGCTCCCAAGTAACCATTGTGGGGAAGACACCAAATACTGTCAATGAACAGGGGGAAGGTTTCAGTAACAGCTCGCTCCTTATTCAAAACTGTCAACTAATCAGTGCCAAAAAGCATGCTGTCAGGTGTAGTGAGTGTGGCAAAAGCTTCTCTCGACAAGAATACCTTCAGATACATCTGAAAATTCATAGAGCGGAGAGACTCTATAAATGTAGTGAATGCAGGAAAAGCTTCAGACACAAGACAAGCCTCGTTCTACACCGTTACACAGTGCACAAGTTGGGGATGCCCCGTAAGTGTCAAGTGTGCGGCCAGCTCTTTATCCTGAGAGAGAGACTTATTCAGCATCAAAGAACCCACTCAAAAGAGGCTCACAGATTGTTCAGAGATGGGATCGTTAATGAGAACAGAGATGAGATACCCCAGAATAAAGGATGTGCAAGGGCAAAGCCAGACATGGTGGTGTCAGGGAGACGCCAGTACCCTGAGTGGGGAGATGCTAGTGAAAATACAGGCAAGGTGAAACAAGAGCACACTGATCCCCCAGACTGGAGACAAAGTAAATCCACTTCAAGCAAAACAGGCTTCACAAACTCTGAAGACACCAGCACACAGCATAGAGACTGCATGGGGGAGAGACTGAATACAGGCACTGAACTTGGGAAAAGTTTCAGTAACAGCTCTCTCCTTATTAAGCATCATCAAACTGGTGCCGAAAAGAGAACTTACAAGTGTAATGAATGTAGGGAAAGCTTCACACAACAAAAACACCTGCACTTACATCTGAGAACTCACaaaggagagagaccatataaatgtaaagagtgtgggaaaagcttcagtcggagttCAGTGCTCAAAGATCATGCCATGAGTCACAGAATGGAACAACCTTATAAATGTGTTGAGTGTGGGAAAAGATTTAGAGAGAAGACGATCCTTGCATATCATCGTTACATCGTCCATAGGGTGGAGAGACCTTATAAGTGTCCAGACTGTGGCCAGCTCTTTGTCCTGAGAGAGAGACTTATTCAGCATCAGAGAATTCATGCAGGAGTGGAACATGGAGGATTTAACGATGGGATCATGAGTGAAGGTGAGGCTAAGAATCTTCCATGTGAAGGACCTACAAGAGCAGAATCGCATAGGACACTCTCAGGAAGTCCCTGGGGTCCTGATCAGGGAAAAGGCAATGGAAGTCAGGGCAAAGCACGAAGGCAGCAGAGACGCCCTGCAGGCAAAAGAGGCAGTGTGGCTAACCGCAATGAAAGAGATTCCAGGAAACTGAAAAGCACTATCACCGCCCAGAGCACCAACAGCGGAGCAGAAACAAGCAAAACTGGTGACAAGGAGACAGGCTCCAATAGCAGCTCAGTCCTTGCTGTGCATCAGAAAATTCACCAGGAAGAGAAACGTTACAGCTGTTCTGAATGTGGAAAAAGCTACCAACAGCATGCTCACCTTCGAAGGCATCAGAAGAACCACACCGGAGAGAGACCTTATGTATGTGCTGAGTGTGGAAAGAGCTTTGTGTACAGATCAATACTCAGCAGACACGAAAGGACCCACAAAGAGGAGAAAAACTACATTTGCACTGATTGTGGGAAAACCTTCAGTGAATATTCATACCTTACAGCACATCAGCGAATCCACAGAGAAGAGAGACCTTATCAGTGTCCTGACTGCGACAAAAGCTTTAGACTGCGTGGACACTTCACCAGTCACCGTAGAACCCACACTGGGGATAAACCTTATAAATGCACAGAATGTGGGCAAGGTTTTGGGCGGAAATCAACCCTGACTAAACACATGAGAATACACACCGGAGAGCGGCCATATAAATGCACCCAGTGTGAGAAGAGCTTTCGTCAGAAGTTTGCTCTTTCCCAGCATCAGTTGTTGCACCAGGGAGAGACTCCTTACAAATGTACggaatgtgggaaaagctttcgTCATAAGTACAGCCTTACCCAGCATCAGTTATTGCACCGGGGAGAGACTCTTTACAAATGTACggaatgtgggaaaagcttttgTCAGAAGTCCAGCCTTACCCAGCATCAATCTCTGCACCGTGGGGAGAAACCTCACAGATGTATGGAATGTGGGAAAAACTTTCGTCAGAAGTCCAGCCTTACCCAGCATCAATCTCTGCATCGGGGAGAGAGACCTCATGAATGTATGgtttgtgggaaaagctttcgTGTGAAGTCCAAG